From the Anaeromyxobacter dehalogenans 2CP-1 genome, the window CTGGGAATCCTCGCCCTGCGCGCCGGCCCGCGCGCTCGCCGCCGCCGGGGCGCCGCCGCGCCGCGCCTTCGCGCTGGCGGTGCTGCCCGGGTCGGCGCCGCTGCTCGCCTCCTACGCGCTCTACCGGCTCGACTGCGCGCTCCGGGCCTCGGCGGTGCTGGGGCTGGTGGGGGCGGGCGGGATGGGCGTGCAGCTCGAGCTGTCGCTCAAGATGTTCGCGTACGACGAGGTGGCGACGCTGGTGCTGGCGCTGTTCGCGGTGGTGGCCGCGGTGGACCTCCTCTCCGCCTGGGCCCGCCGGCGCCTCGCGGAGAGCCGCGGGCTCTATCCGGCCGGCCCGGGCGCGCTCCGCTGGCGCGCGGCGATCCTGGGCACCTGGCTCGCGCTCGCCGCCGGCGCGGCCGCGTACCTCGAGCTGCCGCTCGGCGAGCTGTTCTCCGGGGCCACGCTGCGGAGCGCGGCAGCCTTCTTCGGCTCGATGTTCCCGCCCGACCTCTCGCCCGGCTTCCTGCGCGGGCTCGCCCCCGCCGTGGCCGAGACGCTGGCGGTGAGCGTGCTCGGGAGCGCCCTCGCGTCGGTCCTCGGGCTCGGCCTCGCGCTGGCCGCGGTCCACCCCGGCGCGCGCGGCCTGGCCGGCGCGCCGGGCGACTCGCGCCTGCGGGCCGGGGCGCGGCTCGCGGTCACGGCGGGCGCCCGCGGCGCCATGAACCTGCTCCGGACGCTGCCGGAGCTGCTGTGGGCGCTCGTCGCGATCTTCGCGGTGGGCCTGGGCCCGTTCGCGGGCGCGCTCGCGCTCGGCATCCACAACGCCGGCGTGCTCGGGCGGCTCTACGCCGAGGCGCTCGAGGAGGTGCCGCCCGGCCCGGTGGCGGCGCTCCGCGGCGCCGGGGCGCGCCCGCTCGCGGCGACGCTGCTCGGCGCGCTGCCGCAGGCCTGGCCGCAGCTCGTCGCGTACACGCTCTACCGGTGGGAGGTGGCGGTCCGCGCCTCGGCGGTGCTCGGCGTGGTGGGGGCGGGCGGCATCGGCGCGCTCCTGCACGTCTCGCTCAACCTGTTCCAGCACCACCGCACGCTCACGCTGGTCGCCGCCATCGTGCTGCTCGTCACCGCGGTGGACCTGTTCTCCGGCTGGCTCCGGGCCCGCATCCTGGCGGGCCCCGCGAGCCGCGCCGCGCCGCGCGCCGGCTGCGCGCCCGGGCTCGCGAATGCGACTTGAGCCCGGCCCGGAAGCGAGAGGGGAGGTGAGCCGCGTGCAACGCATCGAGCAGCGCGTCCCGCTCGACGCCTGAGGCCGAGAGGCCCGCGGGGCGAGTTCGCCCCGGCACGTTCGCAGCAGCCCGAATGCTTCTCACCTCCGGCGCGCCCGCGCCGGTACCACCGGAGCGTCCTTCATGCACCGCATCGCCGCCCTCGCCGTCGCCGCCGTCCTGCTCTTCCCGCCCGCCGCGCGCGCGCTCGACGCGCTGCGGGTCAGCGCCATCCCCGACGAGTCGCCCACCGAGCTGCAGCGAAAGTTCGAGCCGCTCGGCAAGTACCTCGAGAAGCAGATCGGCATCCCGGTGAAATTCGTGCCGGTGACCGACTACGCCGCCACGGTCGAGGGCCTCGCCGCCGGCAAGCTCGACATGGTCTGGTACGGCGGCTTCACGTTCGTGCAGGCGCGGCGCCGCACCGGGAACGCCATCCCGCTCGTGCAGCGCGCCGAGGACGCCCGCTTCCACTCCAAGTTCATCGTGCCCTCGGCGTCCAAGGCGCAGTCGCTGAAGGACCTGAAGGGCGGGAGCTTCGCGTTCGGCTCGGTGAGCTCGACGTCCGGCCACCTCATGCCGCGCTACTTCCTGCTCCAGACCGGCATCGATCCCGACACGGACTTCGGCAAGGTCGCGTACTCCGGCGCGCACGACGTGACCGCGAAGTGGGTGGAGGCCGGCAAGGTGGACGCCGGCGCGCTGAACGAGTCGATCTGGCAGCGGCTGGTGGACGAGAAGAAGATCGACACCAGCAAGGTCCGCGTCCTGTGGACCACGCCCGAGTACCAGGACTACAACTGGACCGTCCGCGGCGACCTCGACCCGAAGCTCGTCGAGATGCTCCGCGCCGCGTTCCTCGCGCTCGATCCCGCGAAGCCCGAGGACAAGGCCATCCTCGACCTGCAGCGCGCCAGCCGCTTCATCCCCACCTCGCCCGACGCGTACAAGAACATCGAGCAGGCCGCGAAGTCGGCGGGGCTCATCAAGGACTGAGGTCGGGCGGCCCGTGCGCGCGGCGCGGTCCTCGGGCCCGGCGCGTGCCCGGACTTCATCCGCGACCCGGCGGCGACGAGATTGGGTCCGTGCCCAGCGCGCGAAGGCACGCTCGATACTCCTCGCCGCAACGCTCCTCGGCAGGCTTCCCGGCGTAGACGTCGCGCGGCACACGATGGCCCGGATGCTCGGCCTCGTACCTTGCGTGGAGCTCGCAGCTGCATGCCAAGTACGCGATCGTTGCTGCCAGGAACGCTTGCTCCTGACGTGAATGCGGAGCGCCGATGAACATGAGCGCTGGGCGCGCGCCCAGCTTGACCGTGGTCCGCGTCCCCTCAACGATCGTGCCCACGTGCCGCGTGACGGTGTGCCAGGCGGGAAGACCCTCATCGCGAAGCAGGCGCAGCGCCTTCACCACCGCACCCCTGAACTCCGGACTCCCGTACACCTCGACGCGGCCCACGCGCTCGATCCCACGCCGGACTGCACGTATGACATCCAAGGCGCCGATCATAGAGTGCAGCGGATTGACCATCCCGTCGTCCTCTCAGGTAAGCGTGCGGATGCCGGGTACGTTCGTGAGACACATCAACTGCTGCCGCGAGTGCGCGCGTTCCCGTCGTTTTCCGCTCTCCAGCCGGCCCTGCACTGATCGTATGACACGGACGGACCACGGAGGTCCTGGACGCTGAACGTGAGTACCGCCGGGATGGCGCTCAACGCGATGCGAAGCTCCCAGGAGAGGCGCGTCCAGAACATGCACGAGGTACGAGGTAATGGGGTAATGGTGCCGGAGTCCGCGTAGCAAACCAAGGGCGAGCAAGGGTGCCGGAGTTCGCGCGACCACGTGACCGCGTGTGAATCGGCGGAAGTGGTACGCGCCGCGACCGCAGGTCCGTCCTGCGGACGGATGGACGCGAGGTTCGCGAGGAGTTCGGCGGTCGATCGTTGGTATCGGACTTGCGTGAAGGCCCAGGATGGCCCGCGTCCCCAGGTTCGCGCTCGTCGAGCGCGATTCGTCAAATCACTGCACCTGGCGGGCGCACGATCTCGAGTTCGTCTTCGAGGAGCCGGGCGCGCGCGACGAGTTCCTGGAACTCCTGGGTCGGTACAAGGAGCGCTACGGCGTCGAGATCCGGTCGTACTGCCTGATGGGCACCCACCCGCACGTCACCTGCACGTGCCGCCAGGAGCAGGCGCAGTTCAGCCGCTTCTGGCAGGTCGTGAACGGGCAGTTCGCGCGCTGGTACAACAAGGTGAGGAACCGACGCGGTCAGGTCGTGATGGAGCGGATGCGCACGCCACGCATCCAGGAGGGCGGCGCGCATCAGCTCACCGTGATGCGGTACGGCGACCTGAACCCGGTGCGCGCCGGGCTCGTGAAGAGTCCAAAGGACTGGAAGTGGTCGAGCTACCGGCACTATGCGTTCGGCGAGCCGAACCCACTCATCACCGACGCGCCGGAGTACCTTGCGCTCGGGAAGACGGCTCCGGAGCGCCGAAAGGCTTACCAGACGCTGTTCGCGTTGCCGTTATCCGAGTCGCTTCGCACGCGGCGCGTAGAGCTCGTCAGCTTCCCTTTCGTCGGCGACGCGAGCTGGGTGAGGCGCCGACTCGAGCTCGCAGGGCTTTCGCCACCGGACTGACGTCGCGACGCGGGGCCGGGCGCCGCACGCGTGAGGTTCCACGAAACGTGGAACCCGGGCACCGCTGTCGGTTCGCTCCCGTCATCCGCCACGCGACGCGCATCATCCCCTCAGCTCTAGATAGAGGCCCGCGGCGAACACGGCGAAGCCCGCCAGCGCGAGGACGGCCCCGAACGCGGCCGACCAGGCCGCCGACCAGCGGATCATGCCAGCCCAGCTCCTCGCGTCGCGAGGTACCCATGCCGTGTGGGGCGGCACTCCGCGTGCCTCCAGGTTGCGCCGCCGCTCCTCGGTCGTGTCGACGGGATCACGAAATGCGCGCACACTGGTCCGGAATACAGCGACGCCAATGGCGGCGACGACGCCGCCGAGGAGCACGAGCTTCCCCGCCTGCTGCTCCAACGTCACGTTCCGCCTCGCGCGCTCGACATGTCTCGTCTCTTCGTGGATCCGCGGCACCGCCGCCGGGGAGACGCCATCATACGCCGAGTGCAGAGGCTCTCGCCGTGAGCCGGCTGCGGCAGGGATGCGCCGAGACGATGGAATAGCCAGCGCCTATCAACTAGCTGGGAACGATGTATTGGTGGCCATCCTCACCCCCGCGCATCCTCCATGTGTCCCCGCGGGCCCGACGGCCTGTGTGGACGAGCGGAGGAACCCGATGACCGTCGCCCTCACCGCCGCAGGCTTCGGCGCGCTGCACGCCGTCTCCGGCCCCGACCACCTACTCAGCCTGGCGCCGCTCTCGCTGGGGCAAGGGCGCCGGGCCTGGCGCATCGGATTGCAGTGGGGACTCGGGCACGCCGCCGGCACGGCCTTTGCCGCGGCGGTGCTGCTCGCGGTCCTGTCCGGCGCCGGGCTGCACGTGGTGGACGCCTGGGCCGAACGCGCGGCCGGCCTGGCGCTCGTGGCGATGGGCGCGGCGAACCTCGTGGCGCTCCACCGCGGGCGAGGGATGGCAGCGGGCGGGACGCGTGGGGGACGCCGGGCGGTCTTCTCGGTCGGCCTCGTGCACGGGGTCACCGGCGCGGCCGCGCTGCTGCTGCTCCTCCCCGCCGCGCAAGCGGGCGCGCCGGTGAAGGCGCTCGCCCTGGCCGGGTTCGTCGCGGGCAGCACGGCCGCCATGGTCGCGGTTACCGCGGCTATCGCCGCGCTCTCCGCGGCGGCCGCGCCCCGGCTCGCGCTCGCCACCCGGCGACTCCCGGCGCTCGCCTCCGCCGTCTCGGTGGCGGTCGGGATCGCCTGGACGATCGCGGGCTGACTCCGGCACCTAGGCGCACCATCGGTTTGCGGTGCCGTAGGCGGCCTGACTCCGGCACCGTCATCCCGCGGGCGCTGACTCCGGCACCCTCGGCTCCATCGGCCCGCGGCCGCGGCTGACTCCGGCACCATCGGCACGGCTGACTTCGGCACCATCGGCATCGCCATCGGCCATCGGGCTGACTCCGGCTCCATCGGCTCGCGGCACCATCGCATCGGCCATCGGCGCTCCGCTCCGGCTGACTCCGGCACCATCGCCACGATGGGCGCGGCGAACCTGGTGGCGCTCCGCCGCGGGAGGACCGTGGCCGCGGGACTCGCCGCGAGCGGCGCGCGCCGGGCGGTGTTCTCGGTGGGCCTGGTGCACGGGATCACAGGCGCTGCCGCGCTGCTGCTCCTCCTCCCGGCGGCGCACGCGAGCGCGCCGGTGAAGGCGCTCGCCCTCGCCGGCTTCGCCGCGGGCAGCACGGCCGCCATGGCCGCGCTCACCGCGGGCATCGCCGCGCTCTCCGCCGCGGCCGCGCCCCGGCTCGCGCTCGCCACCTGGCGGCTCCCCGCGCTCGCCTCGGCCGCCTCGGTGGCTGTCGGAATCGGCTGGGCGGTCGCGGCCTGACTCCGGCACCGTCGGCCGCTCCGCCGCGGCCGCGCCCCGGCTCGCGCTCGCCACCTGGCGGCTCCCCGCGCTCGCCTCGGCCGCCTCGGTGGCTGTCGGAATCGGCTGGGCGGTCGCGGCCTGACTCCGGCACCATCGGCGCGCTCCTCGGCCGTCAGCTGACTCCGGCACCGTCGGCCGGCCTGACTCCGGCACCGTCGGCCGCCGGCACCGCCCGCTCCTCGGCCGTCAGCTGACTCCGGCACCGTCGGCCCCGTCGGCCCGGCAGCGCGGTCGTGACTCCGGCACCGTCGGCCGCCGTCGGCCGAACCTGTGAACGCGGCAGCGCCGCGCGCGCCGGCCGAACGGGCGCCGCGGGTTCGCCGACAGTGACGACCCCGGCGACCAGCCAGCCGGCCGAGCGGGCGTTCTCGACCGCACCGGTCGGTCTTTGACGCGGCGAGGCAAAAGGGCCGCTCCCTCTTGCTCCGGCGCGCCGACCTTGTCACACTTCTGCTCCTTTTTTCCTGGGCGGGGTCCGCGCAGCGCGCTGCTCGATCCGAGCGCGCTGCGGCGGTTCCGCGCAGGGCCGCAGTCGACGCCAGCCACCTCCTGGAGGTCCGTGCCCGTGACCACGAAGGCGATCATCCCGACCCTGACGAACCCGCTCGATCCGCCCGAGAAGGTGGAGTTCACCATCCCCGGCGA encodes:
- a CDS encoding PhnE/PtxC family ABC transporter permease — encoded protein: MSQAALHERPPLPLLLRWPGLVLAAVLGIAWRMSEGSLGALLAPEARSAAAEFARGFWPPAHSPAFLRFLARPLAETVAIAFAGMTLALVLAAPLAYLATAPDVGRVRGDAPGPLRRAAWIGARTVLNLMRSVPELVWALVFVRALGLGPAAGVAAIGIGYAGVVGKVFAEIWESSPCAPARALAAAGAPPRRAFALAVLPGSAPLLASYALYRLDCALRASAVLGLVGAGGMGVQLELSLKMFAYDEVATLVLALFAVVAAVDLLSAWARRRLAESRGLYPAGPGALRWRAAILGTWLALAAGAAAYLELPLGELFSGATLRSAAAFFGSMFPPDLSPGFLRGLAPAVAETLAVSVLGSALASVLGLGLALAAVHPGARGLAGAPGDSRLRAGARLAVTAGARGAMNLLRTLPELLWALVAIFAVGLGPFAGALALGIHNAGVLGRLYAEALEEVPPGPVAALRGAGARPLAATLLGALPQAWPQLVAYTLYRWEVAVRASAVLGVVGAGGIGALLHVSLNLFQHHRTLTLVAAIVLLVTAVDLFSGWLRARILAGPASRAAPRAGCAPGLANAT
- a CDS encoding putative selenate ABC transporter substrate-binding protein, with translation MHRIAALAVAAVLLFPPAARALDALRVSAIPDESPTELQRKFEPLGKYLEKQIGIPVKFVPVTDYAATVEGLAAGKLDMVWYGGFTFVQARRRTGNAIPLVQRAEDARFHSKFIVPSASKAQSLKDLKGGSFAFGSVSSTSGHLMPRYFLLQTGIDPDTDFGKVAYSGAHDVTAKWVEAGKVDAGALNESIWQRLVDEKKIDTSKVRVLWTTPEYQDYNWTVRGDLDPKLVEMLRAAFLALDPAKPEDKAILDLQRASRFIPTSPDAYKNIEQAAKSAGLIKD
- a CDS encoding transposase, with translation MARVPRFALVERDSSNHCTWRAHDLEFVFEEPGARDEFLELLGRYKERYGVEIRSYCLMGTHPHVTCTCRQEQAQFSRFWQVVNGQFARWYNKVRNRRGQVVMERMRTPRIQEGGAHQLTVMRYGDLNPVRAGLVKSPKDWKWSSYRHYAFGEPNPLITDAPEYLALGKTAPERRKAYQTLFALPLSESLRTRRVELVSFPFVGDASWVRRRLELAGLSPPD